The Arvicanthis niloticus isolate mArvNil1 chromosome 19, mArvNil1.pat.X, whole genome shotgun sequence sequence TCAGGTTTAAAATTCAGACTGGTGTTTGAAAGCAGTGCCAATTAGTGCTTATTCATAAGGACTGATATttaaattgacattttttttcatgatagCTTAGCAGTACACATATTTACAATGTTTAGTTCATTTAAAGAGTTTGCTTATTATGTGAAAACCTTGATTTTTAATTAGTAGTCAAGAATTCCTGACTGGATTTATTGATGAGACACTCATGTATATTTTTAAGACattatggccgggcggtggtggcgcacgcctttaatcctagcacttgggaggcagaggcaggcggatttctgagttcgaggccagcctggtctacagagtgagttccaggacagccagaactacacagagaaaccctgtctcgaaaaaaaccaaaaaaaagacaTTATGGAGTAAGTTTAATAAACCAGTATTCAGAAGACCCCACAGTCTCCCTCAGTAGTCTTCCAGTTTGGAGGGTTGTCTGCGTGTTTCTGGGGTTTCTAAAACCTCCAGGTGTAGCAGTCACAGCTGGTTGACAGCTCTCACGCATGTCCTGTCAGCTGTCTGGGTTGACAGCTCTCACACACGTTCTGTCAGCTGTCCGGGTTGACAGCTCTCACACATGTCCTGTCAGCTGTCCGGGTTGACAGCTCTTCGTGTTCTCTGTCAGCTGTTTGATTGCTGGCGTTGCTTGGGCAGGCAGAGGATCAGTGTCCACCTcacatccccctgcctccctccccttgcTGTGTTGCACTTCACATTAACAAGAGAAGCTAAACgagggcttcatgtggtctgagggACAGTGTTGTCTGAGGTGCGAACTTGGAGCTGTTTGCATTGGCATGTTGCTCACGGTCCCTTCCTTTGAAAACCATCGAGTAATCATGGTATAGAAGTATGCCAGGGATTTTGAGACAAGAATTGTAATGGTGACAACTTTCTTATTGTAGTGGGTATGCCTGGCTGCAATGAAAACGGCTGAAGCAAGGCAGACAGCTTGCGATGAACTGTTCACGAACGAAGAGGAGGAGTACAGCCTCTATGAAGCTGTAAAGTTCCTCATGCTAAACAGAGCCATCGAACTGTATGATGacaaggagaagggaaaggaagttCCGTTTTTCTCTGTGCTCTTGTTTGCCCGAGACACATCAAATGACCCTGAACAGCTCCTGAGGAACCACCTAAACCAGGTGGGACACACTGGTGGCCTTGAACAGGTGAGCTATGTCTTTGAGAGTATTTTATTCCTATGCTAGCCATCAAGGGGGTCCCAAAACTTGTAGGTCAGTTCAGTAGCATCCTGCCCAGCCCCTCACGAGCTTGCAGTCATGGCGTTGGATGGAGGATGTACTTGCATAACTCTTGGCAGGAAATCTACATCTTTGTTGGTAGCCAGAGGGTCATTCAGTTCTTCACTGCATAGGCATCTCCACAGGTCTGCTGTTGGTTTGGAAGAAGCTACACATTCTCGTTTATTCCATATTCTATTTGTTATAAGCTAGTCACTAAATCTGTTATTTACTCAAGGGGTGGTGGAGTTCTACCCTTTTAAGGGAGACATTTCTAAGACTTATGGACATAGTTTATTGATCTTGACCCTTACATGGTCCTAGGATTGCTTTTGCGAAGTGATGGATAAGATTAGTTTTCTTGTCTCTCTAGGATGctaatataatttgaaaatatgttaacattctgtgtgcatgcatgtgactaGCTACCAACTAAAGAAACATTAAGACTCTGAATCTAACCTGCTACTTTCTACTTGGACTCCAGAAAAGGCCGGAGTACCAGGACAGATGCTTCAAGGAATAGAGAGTCAAGTTGTGTTTCTGTGAATCTTTCTGGCAGATAGAAATCTATGAAACCTATTCTGTTGTTTTACTTAAGGTGTAAGGAAGAGTAAAAGACTACGGGTTATTGCTAGGCCAGAAATATTTATGATTACTTAAGATTACTCTTTGTACTTAGAATGTAGGCTGCTTGACTCCTGAACGAAGGAGTCAAGGTCTTGTGGCAAAGAGTCTAGGAGGACTTGCGCTACACAGTAGACTGAAATTAGTCCGTTTTAAGACCCAGTGAGCTCTGCTACAGTGGTGTgtcctctttaaaaatattactgaaGCACCATTAACCCCACTCTTTTAAACCACCAGTGTAGTCTAATCTTGAGCCATGTTGGAACTCCATAATGAAATCCAAAGCTCATAGTGATCAGGCTTCCTTCTCTCCAACTGTAGGCAATCATACTCTAATTTCTGGGTATACATCTGCCTGTTCTGGATAGTCTTAGAAGTGGAATCATACACTATGCAGTATTTTATGGCCACCATTTCGATTTAGTATAATGTCTTAGGATCCATCTGTGTTTTAGAATGTACTGGGACTTCATTCCTTCTTCTCACCAGGTAAAATGGCATTGTATGGCAGTATCCTATTTTGTGCACTCATCTGCTCGATGTGTGTTTGGGTGGCTCCTGCTGACTGCTGTGAACAGTCATCGGCAGggttgtgtgtacgtgtgtgtgcacgtttCGTTTGGGGTATATGTCCAAGAACAGAATTGCTGTGGGCAGATAGTAATGTTGTGACATTTTGAAGAACTACTATTGAGGTCTAGAATGTATCTCAGTGCCAGATACTTGCATAGCTTGGACAAGGCCTACGTTTGATCCCTTGCATTGccggaagaagagaaagagaagtagctGCCCCGCTCTACATTCCCACAGCAGTTTCTCATTTTTCCATGTCTTCATGGTGATtttactatcttttaaaaactaagatgAAGTTCACAGAACATAGATCAGCTGTTTAAACTGTGTGATTAATTGACAGTATGTTTTCAGTCTCCATACATTTTCATTACTCCCAAAGAAAACCCCTTATTCACGGTCACTCACTGTCTTTTCGATTGTGTACATTCTCATAGGCGTGAAGTTCTCATGGTTTGCTCTCCTCTGAGGGCTTATGATGTAGTGTGGTCCTTAGCCACTCATTTATTGTCTTTGGAGAAATGTCTTCTGAATACTTTGTTCAATTTGAAACTGATGTCTTATTATATACtttattaaattaacattaaCCTTTTCATGTTCCAAGTATGAGTTTCTATTGGATATCTGCTGCATTCTTTATTATCCTTCTCCTTGACTAGTTTCAGAGGGGAGGAGAATGTTTGCAGCCAAGCCGTGGCCACTCATTGTCTGGGATAGTGGATGCCCTTGGTGCTAGGGGCCGTCTTTCCCTGTGGGTTCCCTCAGAACACTCATTTGCTTTTCCTTCCCAGGTTGAAATGTTCCTTCTTGCCTATGCTGTTCGCCACACCATCCAGGTGTACCGGCTGTCCAAGTATAACACTGAGGAATTCATCACGGTGTATCCCACTGACCCCCCCACGGACTGGCCAATGGTGACCCTCATAGCTGAGGATGATCGACACTATAACATCCCTGTCAGAGTGTGTGAGGAGACAAGTCTGTGAGGGACACATGTGAACAGCCAAGAGATGCACACATGCAGCTCCTCTTCTGGTGGCCTCAGATCTGCAGGTCTCCAAGGACAATTTGGGAAAACTCTTGGCCCCCTGGAGCCAACTTTGGACCATTATGATCTGAAGACTAGCTGTTGATAATGAGAATTAATTAGCCGAGCCTTCACTCATTGTTCTGTTACACAGTATGTTTCACTGGGGGCTTCAGCACGTGCCTTTGGAAGGTGCAAACTGTGTCTCCATAAGGCAGATGCTTTTGGGTCAGAggaaactgtttggaaaggaatCTGTCCAATGAAAGTTCTGACGGTAAACTGgtttttacttctctttttaaaacagtagttttgttttttattttttatttcttgttttgggAATGGTGGTGATGGGTCTCATTTGTGGTCTTCCTATGAGATATGCTTAAATGGTAGTGTCCTGGGATGAGTAGTTACAGTATCTTTGGTAACCCTCATCTGCTTTTGGAGGGATGGGCATTGAATTTATATGccaattaatatatttaaagtaaattGTCTCTTAGAAGACTAAGAATGGGGTCCCAGAGTAGGTTTTTTGAAGGCTGGAATGGTTCagaagagagtggggaggagtcTAGGCTTTGGTTGCTGAGGCTTTGTGCCCCGGCATTGGGAGATCCTCTTTGCACATGTCCTCTAGTATTGGGGTTGCGGGTTTCAGTGATTCCAGTTTTTATACAGGTGGAAATCTAAACTCGTCCCTTCAGTTCAGAGGTGGGTCCCCCTTTACATGCTGCTGACGATGCAGTGTCCTGATGAGCCCGTGTAACTCATCCTGTGACAGGATGTGACACAGCCAGCCATCTGGGACGCCTGATAAGCGAGCCAGAGCAGAAGTGTGTGCTAAGCCGTCCAGAAGTGTGCTGGAGCtgcccagcacccaggaggcagccGGGCTGGCCAGGGTAGGTTTGTCTGCATGGCATGAGCCATGCTCCTGACTTGGGCAGGGGTGACTGGGGAGATGTCCTGAGCGTGGGTTGCCGTGGGCCCTTTATTTCCCTCAGGAAGCATAGCCTGTAGCCCTTGTTCCTGGGAACCAGATGCACCCTTCTTTAGGATTCCACCTGTAGCCCCTGAATCAGTTTAATATTTGTTGGTGGTGTTACCCTCATGTGTTGAACTTATCTTATGATAGTTAAAATTCTTAATTTGACTCAGTTTTATATAGACGATAAGCAACTTgttttgagccgggcagtggtggcgcacgcctttaatcccagcccttgggaggcagaggcaggcagatttctgagttcgaggccagcctggttatggtcttcagagtgaattccaggacagccaggactacacagagaaaccctgtctcgaaaaaccaaaaaaaaaaaaaaaaaaaagcaacttgtTTGAGAAGAAAGATAGAAGATAgccctttaaaatataaattttgtttcaataaaaattaagtcTTAGGTATGAAAACTCAGGATATAAAAAGCAATCAGATCCTTGTAATATTTCTTGCATTGCCTCGTGAGTAAAATCACCACATTTCATTAACTATTTATTGAATAGAGTGCTGGCATCCCTCACTGTTCGGAATATGTGTGATTATGTTGAGAGGCATTGTGTTGTCACTGTGAGATGCTGTGGTACCCTTACCTCAGGAGGCCCCGAGCAGCAAGTTAAAATAGGAGTAATGACTTATTCTGGACTTTGACACTTTATGTTGTTGCTTGTAATTAAATAGCAGGGAACGTCCAAGTTCATGTTTGAACAGTTTTGGAAGCAGACCTTGAAATGTTTAGATAATTCCCAGCTGACCCTTTGGGCTTATATCACTATTGAAATTTGCTAATGCTCTTGCAAATACTCATGACTATCTGCATTTTAAAGACAATATAATCTTAATGAACTTGGACTCATTTCTGGGGAAcctctttttatttcatctttctttcttgtttgtgttATTGTTAGGTCCAGTTTCCCTGTATCATATCCCATGTCAGATCTTCTTGCTTACCTGCACTGGTTGTGGACATGCAATGCCCGGTGGATTCACTCGTGCACTCGTGATGGCAGGCATTAGTGCCTTTAACTTAGAATTCggttgtgtgtgtgaatttgctCTGCGATAGTTGCATTTCCTTCTGTATGCATAAGGAAATACTCTAAGTGCACAGAGATTCATCCTGTTTTCCCATGTGGCCACAGACACCTTCATCATAGTACAGAATAGTAACATCTGATGAGCCTTTTCCTGAGGGAAAATGACATTGCGtgtccttttgtttatttttccttctagTTTTCGGACTTTACTAGGTAAAATATCATACAGTATGAATTGATAAGGCTTCTGTTGGAAGAATgtctgtggtttttttgtttggtttttaatttagttggttggttttgactTCTTGAGACATAGCCATCCTCAGACTctgacctcctgagtgctgtgattataggtaCCTGCCACCACACTAGGCAAGTTCTCCTGTATGTTTGTGAGTTCTTATGTGttgaagctttttttcttttgattcccTAAGTGACTCTGTGTgattctccctgtcccctcccactcccactctgAAACAGTAGTCTTGTTTTTGAAGGTCTTTTCGATGTTTTTGAGGTGATGTAGCACTAATGATAAACCTGTAATGGTGAAGACATGCAGGCTGCCAGACTTCCTGCTGTGTAgagatttggttggttggttggtcggtttgtttgtttgtttgtttatttattgtgcttcccataattttagttaactcagtcactctgggtttctgacagggttgaaaacttatttattttcttaagcaTTACTGTGTGGGTATTCCCCTTTGAAGGGCAGAGAATATTTTTAGAAGCAAAAACCATTGAAGAATCTTGCTTGTAGGTGTATAAAATAGTGTTCTTTTAAGAtgtgttgtttctttaaaaagcagtAACCACAGTAGCGATAGAAAACCTTCAATGTGTACAGTTCATCTCAGAGAAACACCAGATCGCTAGTGTGGCAGAGGCCCAGTGCCAACTTAGAGTTTTAGGGAAGAGTGATAGACTGTGGGAGGAGAGCTAAAAGGTGAGCTTaaacctttgtttctttttctgctaCTATAATAAAAGTCTCGGACAGAAGCCGCGTAAGGGAAACCGTGTGTGAGCTCACTGATCAAGGATGTCCACCATGGCAGGCAGCTCAGGTGGCAGGACCTTGACGTAGCTGTAACATGGCACCCACCGTCGGGGCAGGGAGCAGAGAGTGCAAGCTGCTGCCTAGTTCCTTTGTCTGCTTCCACAGTCCAGCATCCCAGCCAGGACCAGGTGCCAGCACGGAAGGCAGGCAGGCTCATCTGCAGTTGGCCGCAAGATGCTCATCTCCCACGCAAGTCTAGTTCTGTTAAGCTGGCGGTTCACACCAACTGCCACACCTCATAATGCAATAGATGCCCAACAGACCTGTGCttaaatatgaaagaataaaactcTGAATGAATGTGGAAAGGTCATGAGAATATATTCTATCAATTCTGTCCCCAAATTTAAGTccgttttttaaaaataagtgtaatATTTAAcacttactgtttttaaaaatccagttttCATCTCTTCAGAGGAACAGGGGGAATCTGGTTTTAGCTGTGCAACAGTTTAGTGAATGTGTGAAGTAAAGACACTCATGAGCCAGGGAAAGCACCAAGGTCGCTGGTTTAGTGTATAGTCTACACCCTCCTGCTGCTTTCCCCAAGTCAGTAGTACTAGGAGGCAGGAGGAAAAGgctgtcttttcctccttctgtctgtgtatgtgttgggtaGGATAAGCGTGCATACCAGGCTGCAGTGTCCACACACATGCCTTTGTGCACATGCCCTGTAGCTGGACAGTGTGGGAACTCACCATTCTGAGAGGACGGAGGCCAACTGCTCAGGAGCTTGTGTAAACTGACACTTACTGTtggagaagcttttttttttttttttttttaattccacatAGGATGATCTTCATGTTTGTACCATTCATTGGATTGACTGTCATATATAGGTCACTTTTTAGATGTCTGTTTTAGGTCTCAGCTCCTGTATAGGTCCACATCGTGTATACTCATAAGAGCATATTGGAACAGTAATCGAGGAGGAAACTGACTCAAGTTTTATCTCAGTTAATATCTTGATATCTTGGGTTTTAGTTTTGCATCAGGAATTAAATCGTCAAAACATAAGTTAGTACAGTAAAAGGGCATTGAGCTCAAAATATCCAGTCTTTATCATCATTTTCCTAATAGCCATAGGTACTTGAGTATTAATGTTGACcctcaaaataaatttttgtgattaattaaaattaaaatttagttttaatttatgtattgAGAATTACCTTGATCTGCATTCACATAAGTGGTGCTAGAGCTATGGCCGTCCTATGAGACCACGGCGGCCGTTTGATGGGGTGACTTCAGAGTAGCCTAGGTGAATGCCGGTAATGAACTccccttcttttctgttctgtctGTGAAAGGCCTTTGCCTTTGTTCCCTGCATTCTAGTAGCTTGGGGAGAGTTTTAGATTCTGCCTGTGGAGAAGGCGCTTTCCTTCCCGGGGATCATCGTGATGGGAGATGGCACTGTGGCCTTGATTAGCAGAGCCTGCTCCTTGCTCACTGGGACCTGGCAGCGTTGGTCAGATGCTCACTGCCCTGAAAACCTAACCTTGCGACAAGGGCGGTTTGGGGACTTGCTTCCTACTGTGAACTCATCTCAGATGCCTGACTGGTGGGTGAGAGTCTCCTGTCGCCTGTAGTGTCTCTTGTCTTCAAGCCCAGAGGTTGAGCCTACTCTGGGTCTTTGCTTCTGATCCCTTTTACATACTCCAATGCCAAGGATTATggaaagaactaaaaataaacgTAGAAAGTAAAACTTAGAAGCCTGCTCTGTTGCTATGGTACGTGTCTGCTTTTTAGGACTATGACAGACTGAGACCTGCGTGTTAACTTCCTAGCATCCTGTTGTAGGCCTGTGCTGTACTAAGGCCAACTCTGACATCTTGCTGCCTCTGTGGGTAGAGGGGTTAGGACTGGATGTGTTTCTGGGCAGTGCTGACAGCACGATGCCTAAAGGTGTAGAGGTTTGGTTGTGGGTCTGGGTTGAGGGACAGTTCTACTACCTACTCTAAGCGAGATGAGCTCAGCTTAAGTAAGCTATTGACCCTCCCTAAAATCGTTCTTTATCTTGATTGAGCAGTCTTTCTCAGGTGGTGGTGTGCACTCCCGAGTTGCTAGCATGCCACCGATCTGGAGAAAGATGCCCTCTGCCTGCAAAACAGGCTTCCAACAATAATCCTTGTCAGGAGTTCGCTGAGGAAAGACCTGCTGTGCATAGAACAGCTTTTGTCTGTGCTGCCCATTCCGGTTGCTGGAAATGCACCTGAAGGTGGATAGCAAGACCTTCTTGCGTGGGACTCTCTCTCACAGGCAAAAGGCAGTGGAAAACAGGGAATGGCCCTGGTGGAGATCAAGGCCCGGTGGAGCGTAGCTGAGG is a genomic window containing:
- the Otulin gene encoding ubiquitin thioesterase otulin gives rise to the protein MSITLSLAYSFHYCRFDFSTEPRLSVAPEVDIMDYCKKEWRGNTQKATCMKKGYEEVSQKFTSIRRVRGDNYCALRATLFQAMSQPAELPPWLQDLELTLLPEKLINKYTWIKQWKLGLKFDGKSEDLVEKIKESLALLRKKWVCLAAMKTAEARQTACDELFTNEEEEYSLYEAVKFLMLNRAIELYDDKEKGKEVPFFSVLLFARDTSNDPEQLLRNHLNQVGHTGGLEQVEMFLLAYAVRHTIQVYRLSKYNTEEFITVYPTDPPTDWPMVTLIAEDDRHYNIPVRVCEETSL